ATTATCTTATAAGCAAGTATGGACGTTAACTGCTTACAGTTACACAATTCCAACAATCTTCTTTATGATTATGGATTTATTCAAAATCGTTGTACCTGGTTCAACATTCATTTATATCGCAGTTGTTTTAATTGTCCTATATTTAACAATTAAAGAAGTTCCAAAACCGAACGAAAAAAATGCCTAAATAGGCATTTTTTTTTTGGACAAGCATATATTCCTAGCAAAGGAGTGAAGAATATGAAAAGATTAGGTATATTCTTATTCGTGCTTGTTCTTGGTTATATATTTTATTACGATATAAAAATCGGCACTTTACCGATGTTAAGTTCATATAAAAAGACAAATGCGGCCGAAACGATAAAAAAAGAAAGTACAGATACGAAACAAAAGAAAGAGAACAAAGCGGAAAAAGAAACAGATGTCACTTATAAAACAATCGAAGTCAAAACAGGTGATACGGTTCTTTCCATTACAGAAGCAATTAATAAGAAGAAAATTCCTTCTATCGAAAAAGTAATTGATGATTTTAAACAATTAAATAAAAATACAGCTGCTACAAAAATACAACTTGGAAAGTCTTATAAATTCCCGTTATATCAATAAGCAATCACTTAATCCTTGTCAATTACATAAAGGCGCTGATACAATAGTAAAAGTGAAACCGAGCACTTCGGTTTCTATAGCCCTGTATCACGTATACTTTCATTGATATAAGGGACTAAATAAGAAACTTCTTTTATAAGGAGAGCGATCTATTCGTGAATGAAATGACTCATCGTACAAAAACACGTCCAGTTAAAGTCGGTAATTTAACAATTGGCGGTAATAATGAATTAATTATACAAAGTATGACAACAACAAAAACACATGATGTTGAGGCAACAGTTGCTGAAATTAAACGTTTAGAAGAAGCTGGCTGTCAAGTCGTGCGTGTTGCTGTTCCAGACGAACGCGCAGCAAATGCTATTGCTGATATTAAAAAACAAATCAACATTCCACTTGTTGCTGATATTCATTTTGATTATCGCCTTGCTTTAAAAGCAATTGAAGGTGGCATTGATAAAGTACGTATCAATCCAGGTAACATTGGTCGTCGCCATAAAGTAGAAGCTGTTGTAAATGCAGCAAAAGAACGCGGTATTCCAATCCGTATCGGTGTAAACGCAGGTTCATTAGAGCGTCACATTTTAGAAAAGTACGGATACCCAACTGCAGATGGTATGGTTGAGAGCGCCCTACATCACATTAAAATTTTAGAGGACTTAGATTTCCATGATATTATCGTATCTATGAAAGCCTCTGATGTTAACTTAGCAATTGAAGCATACGAAAAAGCTGCACGTGCTTTTGATTACCCATTACATTTAGGTATTACAGAATCTGGAACGTTATTTGCTGGAACTGTAAAAAGTGCCGCTGGTCTTGGAGCAATCTTAAGTAAAGGCATCGGAAATACACTACGTATTTCATTAAGTGCTGATCCAGTTGAAGAAGTAAAAGTTGCGCGTGAACTATTAAAGTCATTCGGCCTTGCATCTAATGCAGCAACACTTATTTCTTGTCCAACTTGCGGTCGTATTGAAATTGATTTAATTAGTATCGCTAATGAAGTGGAAGAATATATCTCTACACTACAAGTACCAATTAAAGTTGCAGTACTTGGCTGCGCTGTAAATGGTCCTGGTGAAGCTCGTGAAGCTGATATCGGCATTGCCGGCGCACGTGGAGAAGGACTATTATTCCGTAAAGGGCAAGTCGTTCGTAAAGTACCAGAAGAAATAATGGTAGAAGAACTGAAAAAAGAAATCGACGTAATTGCTGCTGAAATGGCTGCTGAACGAGAAAAAGAAAAAGAAACACAAGAACAATAAAAAGAAGGTTGCCACAATATTTGTGAGCAACCTTCTTTTCTACGTAAAAAAGCTCGTCAGTTACATAACTGACGAGCTTTTACTTTGCACATTTTGGACAACGGCCGTATATTTCAAACTTATGACCAGTTACTTCATAACCGTTAAAATCTTTATTCATAAAATCCATCGGGCAAGAAGTAATCTCTTTCGTCCCTCCGCAATCTAAACAAATAAAATGATGATGATGTTCCATAATAGAACATGTAAAACGAAAATGTTTTTCACCGTTTAATTCCGTCTGTTCTAAAACACCGATTTCAGCAAACACCGTTAAGTTACGATAAATCGTGTCAAAGCTAAGACCTGGATAATCATCCTTCATATGCTCTAAAACGTCTTTCGCCGTTAAATAACGATTGTGAGCTGCAAATAACCTGAGCATCTCTTCTCTTTTCCCAGTATGTTTGTATCCTTTATCTTTCATTAGGCGTAAAGCTTCTGTTAGATTCATATCTATCCCTACTTTATGCAGTTTTTTTCTTTTTCCATAAAATCGCACCAATTAAAATAAGAACCGCTATCATAACAATTGTACCACCTGGTGCTAAATCAAGTTGATACGAAGCAAACATTCCACCAATTACTGCAATTTCACCAAATAAAATGGAGAAGAAAATTGTTTGTTTAAATCCATTCGCAATACGAATACTTGCTGCAACTGGTAACGTCATTAATGATGATACGAGAAGAACCCCTACTACACGCATTGATACCGCAATGACAAGCGCAACCAATATAATGAAAATAAAGTGAATCCACTTTGCACTCAAACCAGTTGATACAGCGTACTCCTCATCAAACGATAGTAAAAATAACTCTTTGTATAATAAAGTAATCGTTACAATAACAGCAATTGCTACAATACCAATGATTATTAAATCCGTACTTGTTACAGCACTTACACTACCAAATAAGTAACTAAATAAATCTGTGTTAAATCCATTTGCAAGTGAAATAAAAATAACGCCAATCCCCATTCCTGCTGAAAGAATAATCGGAATTGCTAATTCTTGATAATGTTTATATACAGTACGTAATTTTTCAATAAGTAACGCTCCACCAATAGAAAAAATCATTCCCATATATAACGGATTTAAAAATCCCCCTGTGAAAATTGTTTTTTCTAGTAGTAAACTTGCAGCAATACCCGATAATGTTACGTGGCTTAATGCATCTGCAATAAGCGACATACGGCGAATGACAACAAATACACCGATAAGTGGCGCAACAAGTCCTATTAAAATCCCTGCATATAAAGAGTTACGTAAAAAGTCATATTGTAAAAAATCTTGTATCATTATATCCTCCCGTGATGCTCATGCTCGTGTTCTAAACGATGAACATGATGTCCATATAAGACGGACATTTCCGCATCTTCTAACTCTCGGAACTTCTCTACATTTCCATGGAAATGTAAATGTTGGTTTAGGCATGCAACATGTGTTACTTTCTCGGTAACAGCTCCCATATCATGCGTAACGAGAATTAATGTGATTCCTAACCTCTTGTTTAAATCCTCTAATATCTCATAAAAACTTTCTACATTCTTCACATCGATTCCAACAGTAGGCTCGTCCAAAATAAGTAATTCAGGATCACTAACGAGCGCACGAGCAATAAATACACGCTGTTGTTGTCCACCAGAAAGTTCTCCGATATTGCGCCCTTGAAACTCACTCATTCCTACATCAGCAATCGCTTTTTCTACCTTTTCCTTATCGCTTTTCGTGAAAAAGCGAAATAGCCCTTTTTTCGAAACGAGTCCCATTGACACAACTTCAAACACAGTTGCCGGAAAACCAGAATTAAAGCTATTTGCCTTTTGCGACACATAACCAACTTTGTTCCATTCTTTAAACTTCTTAGTATCAACACCAAACAAACGAATACTTCCCTGTTTTGGCTTTAAAACGCCTAATAAACATTTTAGCAACGTTGATTTCCCAGAACCATTTGGTCCAACTAAACCTAAAAAAGCTCCCTTCGGAACTTGCAAATTAATATCTTCTAACACATTTCGATCTTCATATCGAAATGACAGTCCTTCTATTTCTAATATATTATTCATAGCATCTCACCTATTTTAATTCAGAATGATTCCGATTTATATCTATTTGAATTATAGTATAGCTTATTATAGTTGTAAACCAATCTGCCTAAAATATATCTACTTTTTCAAGAAACCTTATTATTATAACAAAAAGCAGAGAAAAATTCTCTGCTTTCAAAAAATATCTCTATAAAGTGGAAGTTTAATTAAATGAGTCCATCCCATTTCCAATTGGCGAGAGCTATTACTCGATATATTTTTAGTGAATAGCCGATTTAAACTTACCACCATTTGTCTCTTGTGTACTCATAATTGTAACAAACGCATTCGCATCAATTTCATACACAATTGATTTTAACTTTGTCACTTCCAGACGCGTGACAACTGCATAAATCACTTCTTTTTCCTTATCCGTGTAACCGCCTTTCGCTACAAGTTTTGTAGTT
This Bacillus paramycoides DNA region includes the following protein-coding sequences:
- a CDS encoding metal ABC transporter ATP-binding protein, with protein sequence MNNILEIEGLSFRYEDRNVLEDINLQVPKGAFLGLVGPNGSGKSTLLKCLLGVLKPKQGSIRLFGVDTKKFKEWNKVGYVSQKANSFNSGFPATVFEVVSMGLVSKKGLFRFFTKSDKEKVEKAIADVGMSEFQGRNIGELSGGQQQRVFIARALVSDPELLILDEPTVGIDVKNVESFYEILEDLNKRLGITLILVTHDMGAVTEKVTHVACLNQHLHFHGNVEKFRELEDAEMSVLYGHHVHRLEHEHEHHGRI
- a CDS encoding metal ABC transporter permease; this encodes MIQDFLQYDFLRNSLYAGILIGLVAPLIGVFVVIRRMSLIADALSHVTLSGIAASLLLEKTIFTGGFLNPLYMGMIFSIGGALLIEKLRTVYKHYQELAIPIILSAGMGIGVIFISLANGFNTDLFSYLFGSVSAVTSTDLIIIGIVAIAVIVTITLLYKELFLLSFDEEYAVSTGLSAKWIHFIFIILVALVIAVSMRVVGVLLVSSLMTLPVAASIRIANGFKQTIFFSILFGEIAVIGGMFASYQLDLAPGGTIVMIAVLILIGAILWKKKKTA
- the ispG gene encoding flavodoxin-dependent (E)-4-hydroxy-3-methylbut-2-enyl-diphosphate synthase codes for the protein MTHRTKTRPVKVGNLTIGGNNELIIQSMTTTKTHDVEATVAEIKRLEEAGCQVVRVAVPDERAANAIADIKKQINIPLVADIHFDYRLALKAIEGGIDKVRINPGNIGRRHKVEAVVNAAKERGIPIRIGVNAGSLERHILEKYGYPTADGMVESALHHIKILEDLDFHDIIVSMKASDVNLAIEAYEKAARAFDYPLHLGITESGTLFAGTVKSAAGLGAILSKGIGNTLRISLSADPVEEVKVARELLKSFGLASNAATLISCPTCGRIEIDLISIANEVEEYISTLQVPIKVAVLGCAVNGPGEAREADIGIAGARGEGLLFRKGQVVRKVPEEIMVEELKKEIDVIAAEMAAEREKEKETQEQ
- a CDS encoding Fur family transcriptional regulator, with translation MNLTEALRLMKDKGYKHTGKREEMLRLFAAHNRYLTAKDVLEHMKDDYPGLSFDTIYRNLTVFAEIGVLEQTELNGEKHFRFTCSIMEHHHHFICLDCGGTKEITSCPMDFMNKDFNGYEVTGHKFEIYGRCPKCAK